A stretch of DNA from Candidatus Zixiibacteriota bacterium:
TCAGATGGTCAATCAGCCTTAAGAAGTCTCCATCACCACTACACAAAATAAATCTTTCAAAACTATCAATTCTTGATAGGGCATCTATAGTGATCTCAACATCAAAATTGCATTTATTTTTGGGTTTCTTTGGGAAGGGAGCGGGAATATGATTCGTGTATTTCGTTTCTATAATAAATCCCATTTCCTTTAATTTCCTAAAGTATTGTATTTTGTCCTTTACTTCTTTATGATAATCTGACCAAGAAGCTCCTGGATTCTTTTGCATAAAATGAGGTGCACATCTAATACCTTCATAAAAAATGAATATTATTTCTCCGTAAAGACTTGTTAAATATGTCTTAAATTTCGCCCAATCTACTGTCCAGCCTTTTTTCTCCAAATAATAGTATAAATTAGCCATATCAATGCAAACAAGTGTTTTACTCATTCTTTCTCCTTTATTCAATTTCTTTGCAGTTAAGGTTTTGCATAGAATTATTAAGAATCTTTTGACATTTAAACCCAATGCTTTTCATAAGCTTTAAAATTGTGTCCCTGTGAACGCCTGTAATTCTTTCAATGCTTCTTATACTGTTTCCCTCTACAAGTGACGATAATATTAATAACTTTTTGTTCATTGGTAACGTATTCATTGTTGGTCTGCCTTTCTAAGTCTATGCAGACCAACGACAATTTTTTACTTGACAAAGATTGAAACTGTCGATATATTATAGTAGTCTGCCGTAGTCTGCAAGGACTATGGTTGCGGGAGTCCTGTTGTCTTTGCGGAGAGCGGGGCTTCCAAGGTTTAAAGTTTTTAGAGTGGAGGAGTTCGGAATCGAACCGA
This window harbors:
- a CDS encoding NYN domain-containing protein; translation: MSKTLVCIDMANLYYYLEKKGWTVDWAKFKTYLTSLYGEIIFIFYEGIRCAPHFMQKNPGASWSDYHKEVKDKIQYFRKLKEMGFIIETKYTNHIPAPFPKKPKNKCNFDVEITIDALSRIDSFERFILCSGDGDFLRLIDHLNLKQKKTLLIYPKDRTSDKLKHSTTEKSFSLGSIKEIVKEQVIPT